A single genomic interval of Acidovorax sp. 1608163 harbors:
- a CDS encoding DEAD/DEAH box helicase, translated as MSDTFWFDPDSLRALCEDGPWMRGKALLAQGVVSEPDIEPLDEGWRIQALVQGTQHIPYEVAVTLAVMPDGQVDYWRSVCDCPVGRQCKHAVALMLKAARLPLSDEARAAAAPRKDVSAAAASLSARERMAAVQQAEAQAQLVNWLAALDRAAGGDVVLSPTDRSARPEQYLYLASVVGGARQPTQLQLEAVVSYPKLTGGWAKPKQVRTQPAKGQAVYDQASETDRQVLQLLRAMPRSQGYYSAYSGAPCAVLEGQVGLLALQQAASTGRLFADAGGSTVGEPLRFAPARALQWLWREVPAQPGALSAEPAWQLRAALAGDGGTLCHNSPPLFVDAERGECGPVDLGTVTAAQLDVLLKAPALRVSAIEKYQDEMARSLPHVPLPPVVQGVQRVQGVVPRPCLHLAPTPLAQRPTLGLVMARLSFDYAGHRGWWPGQGAQVMVVPLDGGDGPRVLLQRHPQAELEAIQKLMALGLLATDDGVFGLPGERSQQAWMPWADAGFVVFSEAGFDVTQDPALQGWVSHAQNLTVALAPQPVARTAKLGHEGGGEAQGLPSPFEPDAGRTGVSDALPNVMPDEAADTSPWFSLSLGVELDGQRHNVLPWLPDLIAQAAQHPPDAATGQPQLPPFVYVPRGDAQGGFVRLPTEPLRPWLAALLELVGERGADFAQPSLRLSRLEALRASAALGEGAVWQGAAALQALVRQLQGASPIAEVPVPASVHASLRPYQQQGLNWLQFLRAQGLGGILADDMGLGKTLQTLAHIQVEKDAGRLTAPALVIAPVSLMGNWHSEAARFCPGLRTLVLHGAGRHELADSVAEHDLVIAPYSLLQRDRERWLQLQWHLVVLDEAQNIKNASTNAAQVVSALQARHRLCLSGTPMENHLGEIWSLFHFLMPGFLGSQQRFRELFRNPVEKQGDSGRLAQLRARVAPFMLRRTKALVASELPPKVETVMRVELTGAQADLYETIRLGMEKTVREALHSKGLAKSQITILDALLKLRQVCCDPHLVPLESARQVRESAKMAQLMELLPEMLAEGRRVLLFSQFTSMLGLIEAELKARGLPWVKLTGQSQKRDEIIQRFTSGEVPLFLISLKAGGVGLNLPQADTVIHYDPWWNPAAEAQATDRAHRIGQTQRLWVVKMVAQGTIEERILALQERKAQLAQAIYGGDAARKEPLFTEADLHELLQPLSAL; from the coding sequence ATGTCTGACACCTTCTGGTTCGACCCCGACTCTTTGCGCGCCCTGTGCGAGGACGGCCCCTGGATGCGCGGCAAGGCCCTGCTGGCGCAAGGTGTGGTGAGCGAGCCGGACATTGAGCCGCTGGACGAAGGCTGGCGGATACAGGCCCTGGTGCAGGGCACGCAGCACATACCGTATGAGGTGGCCGTCACCCTGGCGGTGATGCCCGATGGCCAGGTGGACTACTGGCGCAGCGTGTGCGACTGCCCCGTGGGCCGCCAGTGCAAGCATGCAGTGGCGTTGATGCTGAAGGCGGCCCGCCTGCCGCTGAGCGATGAAGCCCGCGCTGCGGCGGCCCCGCGCAAGGATGTGAGCGCGGCGGCAGCGTCCTTGTCGGCCCGCGAGCGCATGGCCGCCGTGCAGCAGGCCGAGGCCCAGGCCCAGCTGGTGAACTGGCTGGCCGCGCTGGACCGCGCCGCAGGGGGCGATGTGGTGCTCAGCCCCACCGACCGCAGCGCGCGGCCTGAGCAGTATTTGTATTTGGCATCGGTGGTGGGTGGCGCGCGCCAGCCCACGCAGTTGCAGCTCGAAGCCGTGGTGTCCTACCCCAAGCTGACCGGCGGCTGGGCCAAGCCCAAGCAGGTGCGCACCCAGCCCGCCAAGGGCCAGGCGGTGTACGACCAAGCCAGCGAGACCGATCGCCAGGTGCTGCAACTGCTGCGCGCCATGCCACGCAGCCAGGGGTATTACTCGGCCTACAGCGGCGCGCCCTGCGCGGTGCTGGAGGGGCAGGTTGGCTTGCTGGCGCTGCAGCAGGCGGCCAGCACCGGGCGGCTGTTTGCCGATGCCGGTGGCTCCACCGTGGGCGAGCCGCTGCGCTTTGCCCCTGCGCGCGCGCTGCAGTGGCTGTGGCGCGAAGTGCCCGCGCAGCCCGGTGCCTTGTCGGCCGAGCCCGCCTGGCAACTGCGCGCTGCCCTGGCGGGCGATGGCGGCACGCTGTGCCACAACAGCCCGCCCTTGTTCGTCGACGCCGAGCGGGGCGAATGCGGGCCGGTGGACCTGGGCACGGTCACTGCGGCGCAGCTGGATGTGCTGCTCAAGGCCCCCGCGCTGCGGGTGTCGGCCATCGAAAAATACCAGGACGAAATGGCCCGCAGCCTGCCCCATGTGCCCCTGCCCCCGGTGGTGCAGGGCGTGCAGCGGGTGCAGGGCGTGGTGCCCCGGCCTTGCCTGCACCTGGCGCCCACACCGCTGGCCCAACGGCCCACGCTGGGCTTGGTGATGGCGCGGCTCAGTTTTGACTACGCAGGCCACCGGGGCTGGTGGCCGGGGCAGGGCGCGCAGGTGATGGTGGTGCCGCTGGACGGGGGCGATGGCCCCAGGGTGCTGCTGCAGCGCCACCCGCAGGCGGAGCTGGAAGCCATCCAGAAACTGATGGCGCTGGGCCTGCTGGCCACCGACGACGGCGTGTTTGGCCTGCCCGGCGAGCGCTCGCAGCAGGCCTGGATGCCCTGGGCCGATGCGGGTTTTGTGGTGTTCAGCGAGGCGGGGTTTGACGTGACCCAGGACCCGGCCTTGCAGGGCTGGGTGAGCCATGCGCAGAACCTGACGGTGGCGCTGGCACCGCAGCCCGTGGCCCGCACTGCGAAGTTGGGGCATGAGGGCGGCGGCGAAGCGCAGGGACTGCCCAGTCCTTTTGAGCCGGACGCCGGGCGCACAGGAGTGTCTGATGCACTGCCGAATGTGATGCCCGACGAAGCCGCAGACACTTCGCCCTGGTTCTCGCTGTCGCTGGGTGTGGAACTGGACGGCCAGCGCCACAACGTGCTGCCCTGGCTGCCGGACCTGATCGCCCAGGCGGCGCAGCACCCGCCCGATGCAGCGACCGGGCAGCCGCAGCTGCCGCCCTTTGTTTACGTGCCGCGTGGCGATGCGCAGGGCGGCTTTGTGCGCCTGCCCACTGAGCCGCTGCGCCCCTGGCTGGCCGCCTTGCTCGAACTGGTGGGTGAGCGGGGGGCGGATTTTGCCCAGCCCAGCCTGCGCCTGTCGCGCCTGGAGGCCTTGCGCGCCAGCGCCGCCCTGGGTGAAGGCGCGGTGTGGCAGGGCGCGGCTGCGCTGCAGGCCCTGGTGCGGCAACTGCAGGGCGCCAGCCCCATCGCAGAGGTGCCTGTGCCCGCCAGCGTGCACGCCAGCCTGCGCCCGTACCAGCAGCAGGGGCTGAACTGGCTGCAGTTTCTGCGCGCCCAGGGCCTGGGCGGCATCCTGGCCGACGACATGGGCCTGGGCAAAACGCTGCAGACGCTGGCCCACATCCAGGTCGAAAAGGACGCGGGTCGCCTCACAGCCCCGGCCCTGGTGATTGCCCCAGTGAGCCTGATGGGCAACTGGCACAGCGAGGCCGCGCGCTTTTGCCCGGGCCTGCGCACCCTGGTGCTGCACGGCGCTGGCCGCCATGAGCTGGCCGATTCGGTGGCCGAGCACGACCTGGTCATCGCCCCCTATTCACTGTTGCAGCGCGACCGTGAGCGCTGGCTGCAACTGCAATGGCACCTGGTGGTGCTGGACGAGGCGCAAAACATCAAGAACGCCAGCACCAACGCAGCCCAGGTGGTGTCTGCGCTGCAGGCGCGCCACCGGCTGTGCCTGTCGGGCACACCCATGGAAAACCACTTGGGCGAGATCTGGAGCCTGTTCCACTTCCTCATGCCCGGCTTTTTGGGCAGCCAGCAGCGGTTTCGGGAGCTGTTTCGCAACCCGGTGGAAAAGCAGGGCGACAGCGGGCGCCTGGCGCAGCTGCGCGCCCGGGTGGCGCCGTTCATGCTGCGCCGCACCAAGGCGCTGGTGGCGTCCGAGCTGCCGCCCAAGGTGGAAACCGTGATGCGCGTGGAGCTGACGGGCGCGCAGGCCGATTTGTACGAAACCATCCGCCTGGGCATGGAAAAGACCGTGCGCGAAGCCCTGCATTCCAAGGGGCTGGCCAAGTCGCAGATCACCATCCTGGATGCGCTGCTCAAGCTGCGCCAGGTGTGCTGCGACCCGCACCTGGTGCCGCTGGAGTCCGCCCGCCAGGTGCGCGAGTCGGCCAAGATGGCGCAGTTGATGGAGCTGCTGCCCGAGATGCTGGCCGAGGGGCGGCGGGTGCTGCTGTTCTCGCAGTTCACCAGCATGCTGGGCTTGATCGAGGCCGAGCTCAAGGCCCGGGGCTTGCCCTGGGTCAAGCTCACCGGCCAAAGCCAAAAACGCGATGAGATCATCCAGCGCTTTACCAGTGGCGAGGTGCCGCTGTTCCTGATCAGCCTGAAGGCGGGAGGTGTGGGGCTGAACCTGCCCCAGGCCGATACCGTCATCCACTACGACCCCTGGTGGAACCCCGCTGCCGAGGCCCAGGCCACCGACCGGGCCCACCGTATCGGTCAGACGCAGCGCCTGTGGGTGGTGAAAATGGTGGCCCAGGGCACCATCGAAGAGCGCATCCTGGCGCTGCAAGAGCGCAAGGCACAGCTGGCGCAGGCCATTTATGGCGGCGATGCCGCGCGCAAGGAGCCGCTGTTCACCGAGGCCGACTTGCACGAACTGCTACAGCCCCTGTCGGCGCTGTGA
- the infB gene encoding translation initiation factor IF-2 has product MSSNTVAEFANELKKSPETLLDQLKAAGVSKAAPSDALTEPDKQKLLAYLQASHGTASGDRKKITMVKKSTSEIKQADATGKARTIQVEVRKKRTFIQRDEGVESAAESAAPAAEEAAVSSEDIELARREEEARRQAELIRRQETELAEKRAEREAREKREREAEERAAAYAAQEAEKKAQASAVKQEATREQAAEAAARNAAQTEAREKAAAESKARADEETARAADLDARRRKAEAEAAAIRSMMATPKKAVMVAKKPEEPKPVAKPAAVGDAKKGTLHKPAVGTGTGPRNAGAAAPAAPGAGAGKEVKSAKLSSSWANDTAKKKEIKTRGDSSGGVGRNNWRGGPRGRRGDNRDQRDDHQQSAPVEARIIEVHVPETITVAELAHKMSIKASEVIKALMKMGQMVTINQPLDQDTAMIVVEELGHKAVVAALDDPEAFTDEDAGQQNAELLPRAPVVTVMGHVDHGKTSLLDYIRRAKVAAGEAGGITQHIGAYHVETPRGMVSFLDTPGHEAFTAMRARGAQATDIVILVVAADDGVMPQTKEAIKHAKAAGVPIVVAITKADKPDANPDRVKQELVVEEVVPEEYGGDSPFVPVSSKTGMGIDALLEQVLLQAEVLELKAPVESLAKGLVIEAQLDKGRGPVATVLVQSGTLKVGDIVLAGQTYGRVRAMLDENGKVAKTAGPSIPVEIQGLTEVPQAGDDFMVMTDERRAREIATYRAGKFRNTKLAKQQAAKLENMFADMTAGEVKTLPIIVKADVQGSQEALSQSLLKLSTDEIKVQLVYAGVGGISESDINLAIASKAIVIGFNVRADAGARKTAEGNGVDLHYYSIIYDAVDELKVAMSGMLAPEQREEIIGTAEIRTVFVATKIGTIAGSYITSGMVHRNAKFRLLRDNVVVYTGDVDSVKRLKDDVKEVKEGFECGIKLKNYNDIKEGDHLEFFDIKEIARTL; this is encoded by the coding sequence ATGTCCAGTAATACTGTCGCCGAGTTCGCAAACGAACTCAAAAAATCGCCTGAAACTCTGCTCGACCAGCTCAAGGCTGCGGGTGTGAGCAAGGCTGCCCCTTCGGATGCCCTGACCGAGCCCGACAAGCAAAAGCTGTTGGCTTACCTGCAGGCCAGCCACGGCACCGCTTCGGGTGATCGCAAGAAGATCACCATGGTCAAGAAGTCCACCAGCGAAATCAAGCAGGCCGATGCCACTGGCAAGGCCCGCACGATCCAGGTGGAAGTGCGCAAGAAGCGCACCTTCATCCAGCGCGATGAAGGCGTCGAGTCCGCTGCGGAATCTGCAGCGCCTGCCGCCGAAGAAGCCGCTGTTTCCAGCGAGGACATCGAATTGGCTCGCCGCGAGGAAGAAGCCCGCCGCCAGGCCGAGCTGATTCGCCGCCAGGAGACAGAGCTCGCTGAAAAGCGTGCCGAGCGTGAAGCCCGCGAAAAGCGTGAGCGCGAAGCCGAAGAGCGTGCCGCCGCCTACGCAGCCCAGGAAGCCGAAAAGAAGGCGCAGGCGTCTGCTGTCAAGCAGGAAGCCACCCGCGAACAGGCTGCTGAAGCTGCTGCGCGCAATGCCGCCCAGACCGAAGCCCGCGAAAAGGCCGCTGCCGAATCCAAGGCGCGTGCCGACGAAGAAACCGCGCGCGCTGCCGATCTGGATGCCCGCCGCCGCAAGGCCGAGGCCGAAGCTGCAGCGATCCGCTCCATGATGGCAACGCCCAAGAAGGCGGTCATGGTGGCCAAGAAGCCCGAAGAACCCAAGCCAGTGGCCAAGCCCGCTGCTGTGGGTGACGCCAAGAAGGGCACCTTGCACAAGCCTGCCGTTGGTACCGGCACAGGGCCGCGCAATGCGGGTGCTGCTGCACCTGCTGCGCCTGGCGCAGGGGCTGGCAAGGAAGTCAAATCGGCCAAGCTGTCCTCCAGCTGGGCGAATGACACGGCCAAGAAGAAAGAAATCAAGACCCGCGGCGACAGCAGCGGTGGTGTGGGGCGCAACAACTGGCGCGGTGGTCCTCGTGGCCGCCGTGGCGACAACCGCGATCAGCGCGATGACCACCAGCAATCTGCGCCGGTGGAAGCCCGCATCATTGAAGTGCATGTGCCTGAAACCATCACGGTGGCAGAGCTGGCGCACAAGATGTCGATCAAGGCCTCTGAAGTCATCAAGGCTTTGATGAAGATGGGCCAGATGGTCACCATCAACCAGCCGCTGGACCAGGACACTGCCATGATCGTGGTGGAAGAGTTGGGCCACAAGGCTGTGGTGGCGGCACTGGACGATCCAGAAGCCTTCACCGACGAAGATGCAGGCCAGCAAAACGCAGAGCTGCTGCCTCGTGCCCCTGTGGTGACCGTCATGGGCCACGTGGACCACGGCAAGACTTCTTTGCTGGACTACATCCGCCGCGCCAAGGTGGCTGCGGGCGAAGCCGGTGGCATTACGCAGCACATTGGTGCCTACCACGTCGAAACGCCACGCGGCATGGTGTCGTTCCTGGATACCCCTGGTCACGAGGCCTTCACGGCCATGCGTGCCCGCGGTGCCCAGGCCACCGACATTGTGATTCTGGTGGTGGCAGCGGACGACGGTGTCATGCCCCAGACCAAGGAAGCCATCAAGCACGCCAAGGCGGCTGGTGTTCCTATCGTGGTGGCCATCACCAAGGCCGACAAGCCCGATGCCAACCCCGACCGCGTCAAGCAAGAGCTGGTGGTGGAAGAGGTGGTGCCGGAAGAATACGGTGGTGATTCGCCGTTCGTGCCTGTGTCTTCCAAGACGGGTATGGGCATTGACGCACTGCTGGAGCAAGTGCTGTTGCAAGCTGAAGTGCTGGAGCTGAAGGCCCCGGTGGAATCGCTGGCCAAGGGCCTGGTGATTGAAGCCCAGCTGGACAAGGGCCGCGGCCCTGTGGCCACGGTGCTGGTGCAATCCGGTACGCTCAAAGTGGGCGATATCGTGCTGGCTGGCCAGACCTATGGCCGCGTGCGTGCCATGCTGGACGAAAACGGCAAGGTCGCCAAGACCGCAGGTCCTTCGATCCCGGTGGAAATCCAGGGTCTGACGGAAGTGCCGCAGGCAGGCGACGACTTCATGGTGATGACCGACGAGCGCCGTGCGCGCGAAATCGCCACCTACCGTGCAGGCAAGTTCCGCAACACCAAGCTGGCCAAGCAGCAAGCCGCCAAGCTGGAAAACATGTTTGCCGACATGACGGCGGGCGAGGTCAAGACCCTGCCCATCATCGTCAAGGCCGACGTGCAGGGTTCGCAGGAAGCGCTGTCGCAATCGTTGCTCAAGCTCTCGACCGACGAAATCAAGGTGCAACTGGTGTACGCCGGCGTGGGCGGCATCAGCGAGTCCGACATCAACCTGGCGATCGCCTCCAAGGCCATCGTGATTGGCTTCAATGTGCGCGCCGATGCCGGCGCTCGCAAGACAGCCGAAGGCAATGGCGTGGACCTGCATTACTACAGCATCATTTACGACGCTGTGGACGAGCTCAAGGTCGCTATGTCGGGCATGCTGGCCCCAGAGCAACGCGAAGAGATCATTGGTACGGCCGAAATCCGCACTGTGTTCGTGGCAACGAAGATTGGCACGATTGCCGGCTCGTACATCACGTCCGGTATGGTGCACCGCAATGCCAAGTTCCGCCTGCTGCGCGACAACGTGGTGGTCTACACCGGCGATGTCGACTCGGTCAAGCGCCTCAAGGACGACGTCAAGGAAGTCAAGGAAGGCTTCGAGTGCGGTATCAAGCTCAAGAACTACAACGACATCAAAGAAGGTGATCACCTCGAATTCTTTGACATCAAGGAAATCGCACGGACGCTGTAA
- the rimP gene encoding ribosome maturation factor RimP, with amino-acid sequence MALQQIVEQIVIGLGYDLVEIERSAGGLLRITIDLPWVAPVVDAPQPVLDQFVTVEDCEKVTRQLQFALEVDGVEYKRLEVSSPGIDRPLRHEQDFVRFEGSVIDITLKAPMGAAAAGQVSANRKKFRGTLERAESGGWQIVWRDEPAVKPGQKVSKKRVPAPLQALGFALDELRDARLAPIVDFKGRAGKAEQGAA; translated from the coding sequence GTGGCACTGCAGCAAATCGTTGAACAAATTGTGATCGGTCTGGGCTATGACCTGGTAGAGATTGAGCGCTCTGCCGGTGGCCTGCTGCGCATCACCATTGATTTGCCCTGGGTGGCGCCTGTTGTGGATGCTCCCCAGCCTGTGCTGGATCAGTTTGTTACGGTGGAAGACTGCGAAAAAGTCACCCGCCAGCTGCAATTTGCGCTCGAAGTGGATGGCGTCGAATACAAGCGCCTGGAAGTGTCATCCCCAGGCATTGACCGCCCCCTTCGCCACGAGCAGGACTTCGTGCGCTTTGAAGGCTCGGTCATTGACATCACCTTGAAGGCGCCCATGGGCGCAGCAGCGGCGGGCCAGGTCAGTGCCAACCGCAAGAAATTTCGCGGCACGCTCGAGCGCGCCGAGTCCGGGGGCTGGCAGATCGTCTGGAGAGACGAGCCTGCGGTCAAGCCCGGCCAGAAAGTCAGCAAAAAACGGGTGCCTGCACCATTGCAGGCACTGGGCTTTGCCCTGGATGAGTTGCGTGATGCGCGCCTGGCGCCCATCGTGGACTTCAAGGGGCGTGCCGGCAAGGCAGAGCAGGGCGCTGCCTGA
- the nusA gene encoding transcription termination factor NusA, with amino-acid sequence MNRELLMLVEAISREKNVERDVVLGAVESALAQATKKLYQGEVDIRVSIDRDSGNYETFRRWLVVPDDAGLQNPEAEELLMDARERVADIEVGEYIEEGVESVPIGRIGAMAAKQVILQKIRDAEREMLLNDFMSRGEKIFTGTVKRMDKGDIIVESGRVEGRLRRSEMIPKENLRSGDRVRAMIMEVDLTLRGAPIILSRSAPEFMVELFRQEVPEIEQGLLEIKNCARDPGSRAKIAVLSHDKRVDPIGTCVGVRGTRVNAVTNELAGERVDIVLWSEDPAQFVIGALAPANVSSIVVDEEKHAMDVVVDEENLAIAIGRGGQNVRLASDLTGWKINIMDAAESAQKQANESDASRRLFMEKLDVDEEIADILISEGFATLEEVAYVPLQEMLEIESFDEDTVNELRARAKDALLTMEIAREESVDEVSQDLRDLDGITPDLIAKLAEGGVHTRDDLADLAIDELTDLTGQSAEDAKALIMKAREHWFAAGQE; translated from the coding sequence ATGAATCGCGAATTGTTGATGTTGGTTGAGGCCATTTCGCGCGAGAAGAACGTGGAGCGTGATGTGGTCTTGGGTGCGGTGGAATCGGCCCTGGCCCAGGCTACCAAAAAGCTGTACCAAGGCGAGGTGGACATCCGTGTGTCCATCGATCGCGACAGCGGCAACTACGAGACTTTCCGCCGCTGGCTGGTGGTGCCCGATGACGCCGGTCTGCAAAACCCCGAAGCCGAAGAGCTGCTGATGGATGCCCGCGAACGCGTGGCCGATATCGAGGTGGGTGAGTACATCGAAGAGGGCGTGGAATCCGTGCCCATCGGCCGCATTGGCGCCATGGCGGCCAAGCAGGTCATCTTGCAAAAGATCCGCGACGCTGAGCGCGAAATGCTGCTCAACGACTTCATGTCGCGTGGCGAAAAGATCTTCACCGGCACCGTCAAGCGCATGGACAAGGGCGACATCATTGTCGAGTCTGGCCGTGTGGAAGGCCGCCTGCGTCGCAGCGAGATGATCCCCAAGGAAAATCTGCGCAGCGGCGACCGTGTGCGCGCCATGATCATGGAAGTGGACCTGACGCTGCGTGGCGCTCCCATCATCCTGTCGCGTTCGGCCCCTGAATTCATGGTCGAACTCTTCCGCCAGGAAGTGCCCGAAATCGAGCAAGGCCTGCTGGAGATCAAGAACTGCGCCCGTGACCCCGGCTCGCGCGCCAAGATCGCCGTGCTGAGCCACGACAAGCGCGTGGACCCCATCGGCACTTGCGTTGGTGTGCGTGGCACCCGCGTGAACGCTGTGACCAACGAGTTGGCTGGCGAGCGTGTGGACATCGTGCTGTGGTCTGAAGACCCCGCCCAGTTTGTGATTGGTGCGCTGGCGCCTGCCAACGTGTCCTCCATCGTGGTGGACGAAGAAAAACACGCCATGGATGTGGTGGTGGACGAGGAAAACCTTGCCATCGCCATCGGCCGTGGTGGCCAGAATGTGCGCCTGGCTTCCGACCTGACGGGCTGGAAGATCAACATCATGGACGCTGCCGAGTCTGCCCAAAAGCAGGCCAACGAGTCCGATGCCTCGCGCCGTCTGTTCATGGAAAAGCTGGATGTGGACGAGGAAATCGCCGACATCCTGATCTCCGAAGGCTTTGCCACCCTGGAAGAAGTGGCCTATGTGCCGCTGCAGGAAATGCTGGAGATCGAATCGTTTGACGAAGACACCGTGAACGAGCTGCGTGCCCGCGCCAAGGATGCGCTGCTGACCATGGAAATCGCCCGTGAGGAAAGCGTGGATGAGGTCTCTCAAGACCTGCGCGACCTCGACGGCATCACCCCCGACCTGATTGCCAAGCTGGCTGAAGGCGGTGTGCACACACGTGACGACCTGGCCGATCTGGCCATTGATGAGCTGACCGACCTGACCGGGCAGTCTGCAGAAGATGCCAAGGCCTTGATCATGAAGGCCCGCGAACATTGGTTCGCGGCGGGGCAAGAGTAA
- the truB gene encoding tRNA pseudouridine(55) synthase TruB — translation MTERAPRIRVQRRPVHGVLLLDKPLGLSSNDALQKAKWLLRAEKAGHTGTLDPLASGVLPLCFGAATKFSQLQLEAAKTYEAIALLGTTTTTGDAEGDVLERREVLPEQVTPERIAAVQQQFTGPISQVPPMHSALKKDGKALYEYARAGIAVEREARNVVIHALELTLVRTEQAQVAIKMIVTCSKGTYIRTLGEDIGAALGVGAHLTFLRRIDTGGLGVERCVTLAQLEAMDDAGRLACLEPPESLLVGHTRVTLDGDNAARFLSGVRRRGSWPDASAVAVFGDKPPALLGVGHIVGGELVPGRLLSPLEIQQILEGTPHSASMAHSGTLEKL, via the coding sequence ATGACCGAGCGCGCTCCCCGCATCCGGGTGCAGCGGCGCCCGGTGCACGGAGTGCTGCTGCTCGATAAACCCCTGGGCCTGTCCAGTAATGACGCCTTGCAAAAGGCGAAGTGGCTGCTGCGCGCCGAAAAAGCGGGCCACACCGGCACGCTGGATCCGCTGGCCTCCGGCGTGCTACCGCTGTGCTTTGGTGCTGCCACCAAGTTCAGCCAGTTGCAGTTGGAGGCGGCCAAAACCTACGAAGCCATTGCGCTGCTGGGCACCACCACCACCACCGGCGACGCCGAGGGGGATGTGCTCGAGCGCCGTGAGGTGCTGCCTGAGCAGGTGACGCCAGAGCGCATTGCTGCCGTGCAGCAACAGTTCACGGGCCCGATCAGCCAGGTGCCGCCCATGCACAGTGCGCTGAAGAAGGACGGCAAGGCGCTGTACGAATATGCCCGCGCCGGCATTGCCGTGGAACGCGAAGCGCGCAATGTGGTCATTCATGCATTGGAATTGACCCTTGTGCGCACAGAACAAGCGCAGGTAGCTATCAAAATGATAGTGACTTGCAGCAAGGGAACGTACATCCGTACCCTGGGGGAAGACATTGGTGCTGCGCTGGGGGTGGGGGCTCACCTGACCTTTTTGCGCCGTATTGATACGGGGGGTCTTGGTGTCGAGCGCTGCGTCACACTGGCGCAGCTGGAGGCCATGGACGATGCAGGGCGTCTGGCCTGCCTGGAGCCCCCTGAGTCGCTGCTGGTGGGGCACACGCGTGTCACGTTGGACGGCGACAATGCGGCCCGGTTCCTGTCGGGCGTGCGTCGCCGTGGATCCTGGCCGGACGCCAGTGCCGTGGCGGTTTTTGGTGACAAGCCACCGGCATTGCTGGGGGTGGGCCATATCGTTGGCGGGGAGCTGGTGCCGGGCAGGCTCCTGAGTCCGCTGGAAATTCAACAAATTTTGGAAGGCACGCCGCATTCCGCGTCCATGGCGCACAGCGGCACATTGGAAAAACTATGA
- a CDS encoding thioredoxin family protein yields MPSPAALPVDSTTTAQSSGWWAVCLCAGWCGTCRDYRVLFDTLAQAHPDVRFEWVDIEDESELAGDLDVETFPTLLIADGRKAHFLGPLLPQAAVLDRLLATLRSGAPSGAATDPMAQEVFDRVRADRAVRTVAGA; encoded by the coding sequence ATGCCCAGCCCTGCCGCCTTGCCTGTTGATTCCACCACCACCGCCCAGTCCAGCGGCTGGTGGGCCGTGTGCCTGTGTGCGGGCTGGTGCGGCACCTGCCGCGACTACCGGGTGCTGTTTGACACCCTGGCCCAGGCCCACCCCGACGTGCGCTTTGAATGGGTGGACATTGAGGACGAATCGGAGCTGGCAGGCGACCTGGATGTGGAGACCTTCCCCACACTGTTGATTGCCGATGGGCGCAAGGCGCATTTTTTGGGCCCCTTGCTGCCCCAGGCGGCTGTGCTCGATCGATTGCTGGCCACCCTGCGCAGCGGTGCCCCTTCGGGCGCCGCCACCGACCCCATGGCGCAAGAGGTGTTTGACCGCGTGCGTGCAGACCGCGCTGTGCGCACTGTGGCGGGCGCATGA
- the rbfA gene encoding 30S ribosome-binding factor RbfA, whose protein sequence is MAAKKSSTPNRAFKVADQIQRDLTELIARELKDPRVGMVTLQGVEVTPDYAHAKVFFSLLTGDPVETQVALNQAAGFLRNGLFKRLHIHTVPTLHFMFDRTSERAADMNALIARAVASRAKDDEEA, encoded by the coding sequence ATGGCAGCGAAGAAATCCTCCACTCCCAACCGCGCCTTCAAGGTGGCCGATCAGATCCAGCGCGATCTGACCGAGCTGATTGCGCGCGAGCTGAAAGACCCGCGCGTGGGCATGGTGACGCTGCAGGGTGTGGAGGTCACCCCTGACTACGCCCATGCCAAGGTGTTCTTCAGCCTGCTGACGGGCGACCCTGTGGAGACACAGGTGGCGCTGAACCAGGCCGCGGGCTTTTTGCGCAATGGTTTGTTCAAGCGCTTGCACATCCATACGGTGCCCACGCTGCACTTCATGTTCGATCGCACCTCTGAGCGTGCGGCCGATATGAATGCGCTGATTGCGCGCGCCGTTGCTTCTCGCGCCAAAGACGACGAGGAAGCATGA